The sequence CTACCTGCGACATTTCCACATTCAGACTGTTTAAAGTTGCCGTTTTATTAATAACGATGAGGGTGGGTGACTTCTCTAACGGCCCTTCTACACAAGTTTAAAACACCAAGCCAGTACTCTCAGTAGCTACTAGTTTATGTCGCATGCGACACACACAGCCACATGCACAGCATGTGACGTAAATCGTGTCTGTTatataaaatttgatgaaaGCATATAATATCGAGTATGATCTAAccgattttaatttcaaatataaaattttgtagatgGTACCTTTCCAGCTTTGTTAGGAGTTTCGGTGACGCGATGACGTAGGGCACTAGGGCCTTTGAGATCTGAATCCAGATGCTGGTTTCGTGTGGGGCTTCACGTGAGTGACCGTGATATGTATGGCAGCACAGCAGCGCTGTCGCCCGGCGCGCCTCCCTCGCGCTCTCTCGCACACTCGCACAGCGTGACGTCTCGCACGCTTGCACGCtcgcacacatacacacaacacacacactACGAGCTAAGGACATGATTACAGATACTATAGCTAGAGGGAGTGCAGCTCGCAGGCGGCCGCTCCTCACCTTCGATTCATGAGATTTGGTTCCGTAGCCTAAAGAGTTTTTGCTTTTTCTAACAAGTCGTTGATGAATTTCTGAAAAGATAGAGTTCTCATTAACAATGCATTGCTAAGTAACACTTGTTGGatttacttttgataaaaatagaCAAGATCGATCAGGGTACACGAACCCGTCATTCCCGCAAGAGgataaaataaacagacaaaGTAACACATTTGTTACACAAGACGCGTTACATACAATATGTTTCTACTGTTTCCACATACTTATGGATCGACAGGAATCAATTAACCGAAAGGTTTCAGGGCGCCGATTCTGCAtgttacaattgccgatgaattaaaggaaattatattaaattttagatcGTCGaagtatcataataatattgcactTGATATTCACTATAGATCCTCTCTCCTAAGATTTTGCTGTGGCCCGAcaggtccataatggttctgtattattagattttaagaccttgatgtacattatggaacgcaataaataattgagaattgagtataattttgtaaaaaacaatgttaaagaaCTTTAAATTCATCCTAAGTGATATTTTCAATATGAACTAAAAAGTAATGTTGTTAAAGTAAATCTGCTGTGCTACAATAACCGGTCGAGTGTGATTCGGATTCGCGATACCGAGAGATCcgtatttatttgttcttatagcggcaacagaaatacatcatctgagaAAATTTCTAAAGTTTAACTATGAAGATGCATGAGGACCAGCGGACAGTCAACGATATCCCAGTAATTGGGTTCCGGTTGCAGACTTTGGGTATGGAACCCTTAAAATTTTGTGATAGAAATTAATCGCAATGCCGATTTCAGTTTCAGTCAATTTTGGCAGTCCTAACCTTAGAGCGTGTCCTAGTGAGCGCAGGTGTGAGGGTTGCAGGCAACAGGTGAACTGAAGGCCGCCGCGGCCGACGCGACCTCAGATGTGCAGCTCCTCAACTTGAATCCAGAAATCTgtcttgtttttttagtttttttttttaagcctacctacttatattatgtgGGTACTACTTATGTTATAGGGTGGACGTTTGTTACtcttcacgcaaaaaccactgaacggatttaaacgaaatttggtacgtaggtagatagtttataacctggattaacacatagaatagttttcatcccgattgTATGTTTTCCGTGACAGCATTTTCGCACTAAAATTACCAGAGTGATGGGTAATTTTTAAGCTAATAACTTTATTGGTGTCAATTGTGTGTTTACTAAACTGTTAAAGTAGGTTATTCTGAGAAATAACTTTTGCGGTTAATAATCATGGTGTTATATTgcagaatttaaatatatttttataagaacaaAAGCAACCGACTtccaataaaaactactgagcgaAAGTTGATTGAATTGTTCTGGgcgacatttataatattccgtttatgaaaataatataaacaaaattgttaggGTTCGTTAAGGTCTTTTTATACATACTTAATGTGTTGACAAAAACAACGAACCAAAAAACATGCAGCGATAAGCTCGCGAGGTCCCGCCCAACGCCCGTTTCGTTGTTAGCATCACACAAGTTTACTTACATGTATATCTTTCTGTGGTTTTTTGGCATCAGCTAGTAAAACCTGTaagagtaataaaacaaaagggtAATCACAAATGAGAGCAGTTTGCAGTAGTCGTGTAAGTCGCAGAGGAGCGTCCGGTCGCACGTACCGTGAGGTGCCGGCGCCGCAGCTCGTCGCTGTCCATGTCTAGCAGCTCGTCGATGTCCACCTCCACCTCCTGCGAGCTGTTCGCCGCGCCCCCCgggccgccgcccgcgcccgtgCCGCCGCCCTCCTTCTGCAAACAAACGAAGACCTTACTCAAatcatatatttcatttttcatctTCAGGCAATTTACATTCTATTTAGATACTGACTAAACTTTGGTTGTATCGGTAAAAAGTATGTAGAGCTGTGCCCCGGAACTATCATTGATGGTCATCTTACCAAAAAATGTGAAGCTGATAAGCCTGAGTCAGTCCATCGCTTTTAGCATACAGGCTAGTTGGTGCACTATGACTTTAAGAAGATGCAAAGTATTAAATAGCTTACCGGCGTCTCATATAACTTCTGCAGCTCGTCGTAGAGCCACATCTCCACGGCGAGCCTCTTCCGTATCAGCGCCATCTGGTGACTGCCATATTTGGCCGTGAGGAACTTCTCGCGGCGCTCCTTTACCTGACAaatcatattaatatatttacgcAAACTGTTATCAACTTATAAGGTCACATCGCGTATTCGCTGAAAACATTATTCAGTAgcattaactaaataaattctaaagtaACATGGTAAAAGCACGTATATATCCTTTTCCCAAGTTTTATAAACccacttttcttttttgtgtccttccggttgaatttttgcaactcaattttgaggttcttccctgataagctagcaggatggctttcagagtagcttcaaactcgatgacaacgcaatttacaactataaaaacggctggaccgattttgatcaaatttgaattgagtgacatttaaaaacgtgggcttTTAGATGctataaatctattaatttttattctttaaatctGGTGAGCTGAATTTTTGTATACACCTTTATTATGAAGTTGTGAAAAATCGACATTGATATCGTGCCggctaaaaaaattacataattcaaAAGGTCACGAAAATCATTTTCTGCAAATATTAGgtattaatgcaataaaatataataaaataaattattgggaagtcgtagttcccaataatttattttgtgcaatttctagtgattataaaCGGCTCTGAAGTACTTTTACTGCACATGCGTTAAAACAAAACGTTCAGGAACGTTCAGGCGGTCTATCCGTTTGTTTCAATGGCGACCGAATGTTGAAAGCCGCCGGCGGCTTCAACTTGCAACATTCGGTCGccattatataaattacattatacgccacaaaataaattattggaactacgacttcccaataatttattttattatattttattgcattaatacCTAATATTTGCAGAAAACTGATTTTCGTGACCTTTTTGacgtatgtaatttttttagccGGCACGATATCAATGTCGATTTTTCACAACTTTTCATAATAAAGTGTATACAAAAATTCAGCTCACTAGGAATTATTCCCCAGATTGGCAAAGTACGTAAAAGTGACCAGCCTAAGAAAGTATTACGAAACGAATTGAACTATCAAATGTAAGGGTTAACCTCAATATTATCATGGAACTGGCAGGTATTACCTACTAAGCCAGCTTAAAACATAACATGTAAATAGGCGGAGAAAGggtgaacataaaaatatcagcATGTACGTAGTCTGTGTTTTCCTACCCAGTACTAAGGGAAACGTTATTATAACCTCCTcctgattaaaattatttttgaaagaacTACTTACTACGAAACAAGGTACAATATggaaataacattaaatgtaagTACTATAATGTCGATGATAAATATGCCTACACAGTATTGAGGAAGCAGGCTAGAGGGGTTCATAGTTTCATACCTCTCCCTTGTCGCTGAAGTTGACGTGCAGGCCGGACTTGGCGGGCGAGCGCTCGGTGGGCGAGAGCGCGGGgtgcgcggggggcgcggggtaGCCGCCGGCCGCCACGCCGCACTCCATGCCGCACGGCGCCGAGCTCGCGCTGCCGCGGTTCTGCAACGACAAGCGCGCACGTCAAAACACCTTGTTGTCCACCAGACGGCACTCGCACACGTATTCCTATAAGGGTTCTATTTCTTCCTTTCGAGTTATGGAACTCTAAACAACTAATACGATTACCaatcatttgattttttaatcgtattGCAggccaataatttatttattgatgacaTGTGCCAATTAAGTACCTAACCAAATTGCACCCGACGCGAAAACCGATAGGTATCTTAGCATTCACAGACCCTCTAAATCTTAAAAACCAACACGGGTAACAAGGGTACCTATGTCAAGATTAGTTAGTGAGAACTAATTGACAGTCTTCGTGGGCAAAATGCTGCTAAGCCCTCACAGCCAACACAGAAAACTAAATGCGGCAGGTCTTGTGAGGCAGGGCGCGCCGCGAGCTGCTCGCACCAAGGCGCTTGCTGCGGTCGCTCCAATAGCGCGCGTGTCAACAAACGAGGCGGCCGTGATTGCCCGTGATGAACGCCGATGTTGATAAAACAATATCCACTACACTTACTTCGTCTCAACTCTGACTACTGATCACCGACGTACAGCTGTTCataggtaaaattatatttttaaaacaggtaCAAACTGTGGGTTCATATTAGACTAATATTTACGGAAATTAACCACAGACCAAGGTGTTTTTTCACTGTCTATACTTCCAACTCATACCAGTAACTCATGACATCGTGTTGTTGAGTAGGTATTCAAAATTCAGTGTAGTCCCGCAGTGGCAACTAGTTCCCCTGAACTAGTTGAAGCAATTCACTGAGGCGACGTTTTCTCACTAATGTGCAGACTTTCATATTGTGAGGAAACAAAGACGGTGGCACCGCTTACTTGTCACGCCAACGACCGTTTGAAAGAGgttttgaataacaaaacagcTTTTGAGCGTCCCTAGCGGCTTGGAGGAGCTGGCAGACGGCGCGGGGCGCGGAGCGAGGGCGCACGCCACCCACTGGGTGCAGACGTCTGTGACCGAGCTAAGGGAGGCGACAAACACTCTTAGATCTAGAATTTCGATCACAGAGATTGAAATTATTCAGTAGATAATAAAGAAGACAATTTGTATTACTgctaaatcaattaattaattacactatttAATGTTAAGGGGGGCCTGGAGTTCTATAGTACAGGCCTAGGCTTAGTTTAGACTCCAGATCTCCCATAAATTGCGTTCTTTTGTCAATTGCTTGCCGACATGATGTTAAAAACTTTATGTAATTTGTGGAGATaaataaacgttattattactattactattgTTACCgctattgttattgttattgttactaATGCAAGCCCGAGACGTGGAGGACAGATGGGCTTACGACCACACAACAACGAGTCAGTCGTTGAATTGAAATTTACACCAACAGAAAATAAGCAAATTCATATTTTGCCGAGTCCTCAGCACAAACGAGGCATCTACACAAAGTACGACTGAGGGCCGGGCTGGGCCGGCGCGCGGCTGCAGAGCGCGCGCACCTCTAGGTAAAGTTACCACTTAGGGAAATCTTTAGCTGCCTTCTCCGCATTGGTAAAGTACTTTTGGTTCTTATCTAATGTCGTCTATAGGTGTAAAAgcgataaataaaatgtttgcacCACTACACAATGTGGTGAAGCTAATGATTTTCATTAATCGCAAGAGGCACCTAAGCCAAAGTATTGATACTAATCATATGAATCATATCGCACAATCATGGAGTCAATTGATAGGTCCAAGTTATCATTGATTACGTTGTTTTATCTCTTATTCATTGCAGTTGATGGATATTAGGTACACATAGCTACTTATGAACAATCCTCAATATATCGGATGATCGATTCCACGAGAAGGCTTATTTGCATCGAGAGAATCTTTTTAAATCCTGAGGTAGAGAAAAACATTGGGCACACTAAGCTACTAAGGGCACACGATCCCTAATAGATCGCCCCATCAAATTTTACATTAaggttctcaacaaggcctctgcacgtcGGACCTGTGTCACCGTGCACGCCTAAAAGGTCCGGGCCTCTTCACATACAGTTAACCCGTGAATTGAAACACCCCGGTAAAAAGATCATTCAGATCacagatattattttgaaatctaaacttatttttatgaaagctaGCTTGAAATTCCTAACGTTCCAATTTTTTGTTTGGCCTATTTCCCATAAGTTCTTTAAGGACTGGATCCGTGACTGGATACTTGTCGATATATTAAACCTGTGTATACGTCAGgacaatatatgtatgtttacttaTGATAATTGTGTTAGCATTGATAAGCCAAACACCGTTATCGTAATCAATTTAAGATATCACAGCTGTTGGCTAGCGCTAGTCGCGGCGGCAGCGCCACTACAGAATGGTGTTGTGCGGCCCAAGTGAAGCAGGGGCCTGTTACTATTGTTCCGTACCAGAAGGTAAAAATGGTGTCACTGAGTCCCCGCTGGCCTTCTGGTACAAATACtcataatgaatattataacgCTGCAGGTGCTTATCTTCAACagatttgatatttaaaatttcagatagtttatttattaagcctATACTATCGTCGCACTTTAatcaataggagcagagcagcaTTGAGAAATGAATTCAGAGGGGCCatggccccgattctgctatttacaatgaccaaTGAATGACTGGAAATTGGATGAAAGTCAAAGTCAAGAAATTGGCTCTATTCTCTATCTAAGTATATCtataagcatttttccaacattatatttgaaaattcaaTACGGGGCGGAATTGTTTTGGctaaatgcttaagagaataggaatagtttcaaattttatagaattttcattaattcttcGGCCATTGGAAATgcggaatcggggccctggtccGATTTGACTATATTTAATCGGCAGAAAGCCCACATATGGAGAAGGTTACAGGATATACTACCGTCTCGCTACAACGTTTATTGTAAACTAAGTCTGTTTTGATATCTAAATCTAAATGTTCTGGCTCACAAATCACAAATTCGATGTATTGAATTGATCGAAAATGTTTTCACCAGAAAACCGAATCCTTGATTACAAGGATAAACTAATCCTGAGACTAAGTACTTTTACGATTCTGTATATTCTTCCCATACACAGCTACATACCTAATTGTGGCTCACTGACAAATCTCTGTGTCTACTGAGTACTGACCGACTACCGACGCCGGACTGCTCACACACTGGACTCCCACCTAATTAgattattataagtatacatttaattggTTTACCGGTGCTTGTTGCCATTTTAATGTAGGTGTACCAACCACCAATAGTACTCAGTAAGTTTTGCTCGATATTTATTCGTAaggtataaatttatttgtagtataggtaagtaggtacctaaaacaCCTATTTACTAAAAGTATTATAATGACTTCGAACTAttgcataaaaagtaaaagcatAGTGTACTTTGTGAAGTTTATACTGAGCTTTTATAGGTACTGAGGCTGAAATACCTACgtattatagatattttagtCTCCGAAAACCTAGCACTATAATGTCTGACCCGTTCTTCACAATTCCAATAGGTATCGAATTTTCCGTTTGGACTAATTCGATAAGGGtttttgactttgacttgaAGAGCCacttatacctacctactatcTAAAGATCGGGAAACTTACATGCAGACGATACCTagcgttacaaaaatattgatcacTTGATCTGTGAATATAAGCTGAGCTCAAGATGTACATCAGGTAGGGACGGACACTAATAGTGTAAACACGGAAAGCATAGCACAGTAACACTTACGTATGAGCGTGCATGTAGCGTGAGCCGTGAGCCACTGTTTGATTAAAACTAAACACACGTCACGGATGTGATCACGAGGCCATTATTACTTAATCCTATACAGAATGATGGCTTTGGCAACGCGGATAcagaaatagaaaacatttagAGCTCTATATTTACGAGCACCATACCGTGTACACCATAGAAGGTATTGTGCATTTGGTAACTAAGTACACCTATGTAAAATCGATTCGGTCACCGTTATTCAGGGTTCATATGAGTTTGAAACAAAAGCGCCAAGTCGTTACGCGCGAGTGTGTCGCTCGCCACTCGCAAGCAATCATCTCAAGTTCGTACCGAGATCGCGTCTGCGGTCACTGCCCTCCGAGAAGCTCAGCCGGTTGGCGGAACCACCTTACAGTCTTACAATGACTAAGACCACCAGACCACAAACTACTTGTGCTTGACGAACACTTTAACACTTCACCATTCGATTCAGCAAAACATACTGACATGCGTATGCGTTTAGTTTAGAACAGCGTAACGAGCGGTAACACACGGTTGCGCCAGAAGCCACGCGACTCGCGAGCTTCGACTGTGTAGTTTGGACCGTCCAATTCAACTGCACGCCAAGATCAGCCGAGTGGCGAGTAGCGGTGCGCGGGGCCCGGCGCGCGGGCGCGACCGCGACGCCCCGCGCCCtccccgcgcgccgccgctcaGCTGATACGGGCCCCACTCGCGGCTCCGACACATTACTACATTAGTCATTCACATTTCTGTCAGATCTTGTCTGTTAACTTCTAAAAACAATCCAGGCCGAATACAAAAAATCATGACTCGGatataatgtttacttttttctttatatttaaacaggTGACGCAAGcattaatatttgtacaccTACGCGTATTACCTATCATGTTTCAGCATAGCCCAGCGCCTTCTGAGGACGCTGCGCCGTCCACTAATGATATAACTAGGGATCTGTCCGCGCTACTTTTTCCTCGCCTGAAGTGACAGAACTAGCTGGAGATTGACTGGTAATGTATCGAGCTTGTGTAGCGCAATTCAAAGActggttttatttgtaatgtatcATTCGCGTGCTCAACTCAGCTGTCGGTTTTCTCGCGAACCCTTATTCCCTTTGAGTGTTACTTTACAAATCAGTGAAGTCAATCCACCTCATTTCTAAATAACTTATGATTATCACTAATTGAAAATGCAATGGGACCACGACAGaaccattttataaatagacatttttctttttcaaataacagtagattactaaaattaatgaaGTACACACAACCTTTACGCCTGAAATTATGGGTTTAAATGATACATTACAGACACACGTTACAAGTCAGTCGAAAATCGCCGTATTGAAACAAGATCGCTTCGAATATAATGCTACATTATGTACACCAAAATGATACAAGTTAATCTCCGCCCTTAGGAACACGTACTCAGAAGCATTAGCAATGTAGAATCCAAGCTCAATCGGCATCGAgtcaacattttataaagaatcGTTTAATCTAATACGGAGCCCCAAAATATGTTTGCACCTTTTGTCTTTAAATGAGTGAGCTTTGAGTAAGAGGAATCTTAATTTATTCGCATACAAACCCGGTCTGATGTAATTAGACGTAAAAAGTAcctattttatatgtatgtataaaaataccctacacgccaaacccactgtgaacAAGGTGTCGCAGGTTTCATCCCCACGCAGGACAAActgtatttgtgtgatctaggAATGCTTGCACTGAGTcttaaacattaacattatgAAACCTTGCAATTATAaatgcgaacaacatcacataaattgttctgaacccaaagtaagttgctaaagcacttgtgttatggaattcagatataacaaaggtaccacatacacccagacccgagacaatgcagaaatgtgattttttatattgacccgaccggggtcgaacccgggacctcagagctagcgacaccttgtaaccggtgcgtacgccactcgaccacggaggtcgtcaaaagtcGAGTCTGACTCAAACACCTTgcgatacaaatatttttgaggcATAAAGTGtatgaaacgttttaaaaaataaaatagaaagaaataacttcttataataactatcgtgagactgattcattattaaatgatgtaacggtttattcacgcgtatttatcggggtaggctgaccggcggggtcgcgagtcgaactgctCAACTCGAGtagattaaggactccggttgggtccgaaactagtcgggctaccccgataaagacgcgtgagtaaactgttacatcatttaataataacttcttACTCCTGTTGGCCACAGTAATTCAGTCAACATGCACGctaagtttatttcaaaataagaaaaagtacaAATATAGCTCTGGAAATGAATGGGCAATTCATTTGTCGAGCTTCAACGATCACGTACTAGtatggaattttatttgaactagtTAAAGAAGTCGTATAGTATTTGTACATAAGGCGACCATCTTTCTTTTAGAAGATAACTTCGCTATTTACAGTAAATATGCTTAGCGAGCCATAACTCTCTTAGGATCCCATAACTCTCAAATACCTTCATGAAATCAGAGGGTCTAACACCACTTCTAAAGGACTTAAAGTGCCAAGGGCCAAGGGCCTGCCCTCCAGGGCGCACGGGCGCGGGGCGACCGAATTACTGCCATATTTGTGAGGTAGCTAGTGTGTGTTGGTAAGTTATAACTTATACGTTAAGTTTTCTACAAATCGCCGACAATCCCGCGAAAGTTCACTAACGCAGCAATAAGATACCCTTTCTTAGAATCGTTggaattaagatttaaaaacaaattacttaaaaatctaGGATTCTGACAACGGAAGTGGAAATAGTCTGTTTGTCTGTCGGCTGTCTGGTTGTAGAGTCCACCCCGCCGCGCGCTGCAACCGCGCCGTCTTAGAATTTACGGCTACCGGATTACAACTAATCTACTTGTGATATCGACACATTCGTAGTTGCAATTCGATTTTGGTGGTGGTGGAGTCACGTAAACCACAGCGGGCGTGCCGAGCCCCAGCAAAGCCGAGAGTAGCAACTGCGAGGCGCTTGCCCTGCACCGGGCTACACCTAGGGAGCGCGCGGGGCGACCCGGCCGGGCTGCGCATCGAGCCAGAGCCGTATGAATACTATGAAGCACTCTAAATGTTGTGAGATATACCTTAAATAAGTTTGACTACCGCGACATAATAGCGAGTCGACAGTACTTATATATTGCTTTGGAAAAATGTTGACAATGTCATAATTACTTCGAGCAGCGTTTGCATACTCACGTAACTAGAACACAACAAACGGTTTGGCTTCGATGGCAGCGCGGCGATGTCATAGGAAGCGTTGAGGTGAGATGTATGAACTGGGCTAGGTCGAGCCGTGGAGCGGGCGACCGCGAGAACAAAGCGAGTCGTGCGACGTCGCCCGCCCGGGCTCAACCGCGGTACTCACGCCGCTCCTGAACTTGAAGAACAGCGACATGAAGGCGGCGCGTCGGGCTGCGGCCGGGTCGCGCCGACACTGCCGCGCCGCCACGcagccgcgcccgccgccgacCGCCGCGCACCTCTACCAAACCACGCATCCGCCATCAGAAGGCCTACTCCGATATATTAGGTTCGGGTTAAAATTGTTATGGTTCGAGGCACTTCTTCAATCTTGACGGATCGTCAAGATATTGCGGAGCTGTTTAGCTGCAACTACCACAGCGCGCATTGGCCGTTAGAATTATACGGGGGTACCACACGATCTCTGGGTACGCGG is a genomic window of Trichoplusia ni isolate ovarian cell line Hi5 chromosome 27 unlocalized genomic scaffold, tn1 tig00003190_group26, whole genome shotgun sequence containing:
- the LOC113506837 gene encoding protein phosphatase 1 regulatory subunit 14B-like — its product is MECGVAAGGYPAPPAHPALSPTERSPAKSGLHVNFSDKGEVKERREKFLTAKYGSHQMALIRKRLAVEMWLYDELQKLYETPKEGGGTGAGGGPGGAANSSQEVEVDIDELLDMDSDELRRRHLTVLLADAKKPQKDIHKFINDLLEKAKTL